Below is a window of Phaenicophaeus curvirostris isolate KB17595 chromosome 15, BPBGC_Pcur_1.0, whole genome shotgun sequence DNA.
ATGGAGCTCACTGTTTGCAAACAAAAAGTGTGGGGTTTGGGAACGATGAAGCCCTGGGagtacaagaaatatttttttcatccacCCTTCCCCAAAATGTTGAGTCAATCTCACAGGAAAATCCTCTCGCCGACAGGGAAACCTTCCGCAGGCGTGGAAACGGAGAGTATTTTCACTTGCAAAATCATGAAGGAGCAAGGGCACAGGAGAGACCATTCCCAGAAATTTGCAGCCATCAGCTACCACGACCAGAAACTGGCAGCAAGAAAAGCGACTGTCCTGTGGGTGAATCCCCAACTGGGCTGGGTGACCCCTTCCCAGAGGCAAAGCTGGAAACccataagaaaacaaacaccagAGGGTTTTGGTGGGCAGGGGAGGATCCCCAGGCTGCAGATGATGCCTCAGGTAGAGCCTGATGTCCTGGGATCCAAGACACTGATTCCTGCATCTAGTACACCCTGCCAGGCAGCAGAGCAAGTCCTAGATCCCCGCTTAACCCTTTCTCTCATCAAATGCCGaggggcagccccagctggtGCCGTGTGGATACAGGGATATCGGCTGGTTCATGTGAACAGAACTGGGGCTGGATGCATTTATGGGGCACTGGGTTACAGCTTTAGTGACAGCTTGGGAGCTTTTCTGTAAAAACCCATGCTTTTAAGGGATTGTGTTGCCATTTAACAGGATATTTGGGGCTGGTTTTctgtaaattttctttttttcttaactcccttttttttccccttttcttttgttcttgaaTGTGTTTGGGTTGGGAATGAAGCCCTATTCTAGCTTCACTTCTGAACTCAGTGCCGTGCTAAACTTTTTATAGCCTGAACAAAACAATACCACTGTGGGCGTTGCTCCACTCATGCAGTCAATTTTCATCTCCACCTCGTTCAAAGAGATCGGAAAACAGATTTGGGGCTAGTAAAGCAGCCCCATGCAGCAGCTCTGAAGTGAGGGAAAGCCGATTCCCATAGCCTGATCATTCTGTGAGCTTTAATTACACAAGATTATTATACCCTCCGTGTTTTTTTGTCCATCTGTCTGTACTTGTACACATGGACAAAGCGATTGTAAAACGCAAGCTGCTTCCCCTCAGGTGAGCTGATGTGGTTTTGGTGTGTGTGGCTGCACAATATGCACAGATTGATTGACATGACAGCAATTTACAGACGCTGCGTCATTATTTCTACACTTCTACTTGCAAGCAAAAGCTTGGTTTAAAGTAGAAAATACAATGCTCCCAGCTGAGCGCTCAGATTAACCCTACAATAGGGTATGACTCTTCCCCACCTCAGTTTTCTTTGCCCAATCCACTGGCTGAGGAGTAGAGGTTATCCTGGTGTCTCTGGGAAAGGCAGCGTGGCCAGGTTGGGAAGGCTGGATCAGGCCCTGAGCCCGTGCACACACAACTTGGAAGCTACCCTTCAGTAAGAGAGCCGTGTGAGCACAGAATAAAAGAACGAGGATTGGACTTTAATTATTAAGAATTATTAATCATTTGTGCTTGAGAGGTGACTGAGCGAAATTTGCGTTTTGTGAGCTTTCGTGCGCCTGAGGCTGGTGGCATCCATTGTGTTCGGATGGTGAGGAGGGGATATTTCTCCTTCCAAAATATGGCTGAGAGCATCTGGGAAGAGATCCCTCTGCATGAGCCAGAGCTCTGCAGGGGAGctgcctgggcagggagagggagctgACCCCTGGCTCTGTGCACGGCAGCCGTGAAACGGGCTGCACAGCTCCGTGGCGCTCGTGCCATCCAGCTGCCTAAAGGCCTGATCCTGCCGTCCTTCCCCAAGCAGAATCCATGTCTGGTCTCTCCACCAGTTCTCCTGGGTGAAGAGGGAAGGGGTTGCAGTGCAGGGGCAGAGTTGGTGCCCTGGGACAAATAGAGGGGATGCATCCCCACTGCTCCTGGGGTGAGTTGACAGCTGGAAGTCCCGAAGGATCCCATGGAGATGCTGGAGCTCCAAGGGTGAAAATTCACTAAATTCGCTTACATAGATCAGCCCCACAGCATGACACTGATTTAAGGGGAGTCCTTAATCCTCAGCATCCCTCACTCCTGCGGGCAGGGAGCCCGGGGATGGCAGGAGCAGGACAAGGCAGCGGAGTCGGACCCAAGGCTGTTTGCGTAAagtttaaactttattttatttaatttttttttttaattattctgttttaaatacGTGGTGTGGCGCGCCCGGTCCCTCGGGAAGTGGTCATACAGATCTGAGGTAGAAAACCCAGCACAGGAGCGTTCCCAGATGCACCTCTAGGTAGTTTCACCGCGGCCACACGTCGGTCGGGCAGCGGACGGGGGACGGGGACAGAAGGGGAAACTCGTATTTACAACAGCAAACGAATCAAACCGTTTTAGCCCGGCCCGGGGGGGGCAAAAGGCACCGATCGCCGCAGACAACGGGAAGGAGCAACGATTACTGCAAACGGGGGAAGGGGCGAGGGGGGAAACGGCAGGATCCGGCCCCGCGAGGCTCCCTTCGCTCGTCTCCCGCGGAGCATCCGTCTGGGCGAGGGGGAGCCGAGCTGGGAACCCGCATCCTGCGCCTCGACGGGCTTCGGGAACCGGCCCGGGCTCTCTCCGACATTGCACATAGAGCGGGGAGCGCCGTCCGGGGCAGCAGCTCAGGGGTTCAGTTCCAGAGCCCAGACCTGCTGGGGCCAACCCGTCCGGCCCTTCAGCTTCTTCTCGCCGTGGCCCAAAGGCTGCGAGTAGACCTCGGGCTGCTGCGGGAGACGAGATGGAAGGAGCGGtcaggagggaactgggggccCGGCAGGGGCTCTGAGCGGCTTTTGTCAGCCcgaggggaaagaggggggtttggggtgtcgTCCCCCCTCTCCTTCGCCCGCTGCAGCCGCTCTTGCTCCGAAACAAACCCGGGAAAGCGACCGGGAGAGGGGAAGGACGAACGAGCCGGAGGCTCCGCCGCAGCCGTCCCGGGGCTCCATCCCTCGGGCCGCCGGGAGCCCTCGGGGCGAGCCGGGGAGGGCGTTTTACCCGTCCAGGTTCCCCCCAAGGATGCTTTTTCTTATTGTTAAGCTGgaaaaaagaaggctccagCGGGGCATTTTAGAGCTGGGAGAGGGGCGAAAGGCTCCAGCGGGGCATTTGTaagctgggaaaggaaaaaagctccAGCGGGGTGTTTTAAGCTGGGGGGAAGAAAGGCTCCATCAGGGCTTGGAAGGGTTTTATCCCCCCAGTCCCAGGGTCCCGGCTCGCTTCTTACCgtctcccttttcctcttgttctccctACTGTCGGTCTTCTTCAGCTCGGCTTTGAAGCCCTCGGTGTCCCCGGGCTGGCTGTCCTTGGCCAGCACCTCCATCAGGTAGGCGATGTAGCTGGTGGCCAAGCGCAGGGTCTTGATCTTGGAGAGCTTGGTGTCCGCGGGCACGTTGGGGATGCACTCGCGGAGCTCGGCGAAGGCGCTGTTGATGCTCTCCGTCCTCCGTCGCTCTTTCTTAGGACCCCCGACCCCTTTCCGACGACCCAGGCGGTTGCCCAGGGCCTCCAGTCGCCCCTGGCCAGCCGGGCTGTACTCGCCGGGGCCGTAGCTGGGGCTCTGCCCGGGGATCTCGGGGGGCACCTCGGCGGGGTTGAGCACCCAGCCGGGGAAGTAGGAGCGCTCCGGGTGGCACCGCGCCGCCGGCCCCAGGAGGAAAGGGTCGTGCAGCatgtggtggtgatggtggtggtggtggtggtgctggtaGCCCCCGACCAGGTTCAT
It encodes the following:
- the HAND1 gene encoding heart- and neural crest derivatives-expressed protein 1 isoform X1, whose translation is MNLVGGYQHHHHHHHHHHMLHDPFLLGPAARCHPERSYFPGWVLNPAEVPPEIPGQSPSYGPGEYSPAGQGRLEALGNRLGRRKGVGGPKKERRRTESINSAFAELRECIPNVPADTKLSKIKTLRLATSYIAYLMEVLAKDSQPGDTEGFKAELKKTDSRENKRKRETQPEVYSQPLGHGEKKLKGRTGWPQQVWALELNP
- the HAND1 gene encoding heart- and neural crest derivatives-expressed protein 1 isoform X2, translating into MNLVGGYQHHHHHHHHHHMLHDPFLLGPAARCHPERSYFPGWVLNPAEVPPEIPGQSPSYGPGEYSPAGQGRLEALGNRLGRRKGVGGPKKERRRTESINSAFAELRECIPNVPADTKLSKIKTLRLATSYIAYLMEVLAKDSQPGDTEGFKAELKKTDSRENKRKRETPEVYSQPLGHGEKKLKGRTGWPQQVWALELNP